A genomic window from Agrobacterium larrymoorei includes:
- a CDS encoding ABC transporter transmembrane domain-containing protein translates to MADIEGQKAAERRTLKPLASLFPYLKRYRGLVAAALFALVLSSATTLALPLAVRRIIDHGFEATDGAMINNYFAMLLAIAVVLALASAMRYYYVMIIGERVVTDLRRDVFAHLTSLSQAFFDTNHSGELTSRLTADTVQIRSAFGSSASVALRNTLLCLGAVAMMVYTSPSLAGLALLAIPFIVFPLIAFGRSVRSRSRTTQDTLAASSAFASETISASRTIQSFNAETLANSRYDAAVEKAYHGARAAISARAILTAVAISLVFGSVVAILWYGAHSVLSGTISGGTLSQFVLYSVIAASSLGQLSEVWGELSQAGGAAERLSELLAEKSPVEEPASPVLLPVPPRGEASFEHVAFHYPKGAGKPILSDLSFHVAAGETVAIVGPSGAGKSTVFSLLMRFYDPQSGRITIDGTDIRSVTLKELRSRLAIVPQDVAIFASSIHDNIAFGRPDATREQVQAAAMAAQADGLIARLPEGYDTVVGERGVTLSGGQRQRIAIARAILRDAPILLLDEATSALDAESETLVQKALDELIAKRTTIVIAHRLATVLKADRILVMDEGRIIEEGTHQSLIRQGGLYAKLARLQFNTDANDAA, encoded by the coding sequence GTGGCAGACATTGAGGGACAGAAGGCAGCCGAGCGCAGGACATTGAAACCTCTGGCGAGCCTCTTTCCCTATCTCAAGCGCTATCGTGGCCTTGTCGCCGCCGCCCTCTTCGCTCTCGTGCTGTCGTCGGCCACCACGCTGGCGCTCCCGCTTGCCGTGCGCCGCATCATCGATCACGGCTTTGAAGCGACCGACGGTGCGATGATCAACAACTATTTCGCCATGCTGCTGGCCATTGCCGTCGTTCTCGCGCTCGCCAGCGCCATGCGCTATTATTATGTGATGATCATCGGCGAGCGTGTGGTGACCGATCTGCGCCGCGATGTCTTCGCGCATCTGACGTCGCTGTCACAAGCATTCTTCGATACCAACCATTCCGGTGAACTGACCTCGCGGCTGACCGCCGATACGGTGCAGATCCGCTCCGCCTTCGGCTCGTCTGCTTCCGTGGCGCTGCGCAACACGCTGCTCTGTCTGGGTGCTGTGGCGATGATGGTCTATACCAGCCCAAGCCTTGCTGGCCTTGCACTTCTCGCCATTCCCTTCATCGTCTTTCCGCTGATCGCCTTCGGCCGGTCGGTGCGCTCCCGCTCCAGAACCACGCAGGATACGCTTGCCGCCTCTTCCGCCTTCGCCTCGGAAACGATTTCCGCCAGCCGCACCATCCAGTCCTTCAATGCCGAAACACTGGCGAACAGCCGCTACGACGCCGCAGTCGAGAAAGCCTATCATGGCGCCCGCGCCGCCATCAGCGCCCGCGCCATTCTGACCGCCGTTGCCATCAGCCTGGTCTTCGGCAGCGTCGTTGCCATCCTCTGGTACGGCGCACATAGCGTGCTGAGCGGCACGATCTCCGGCGGCACGCTCAGCCAGTTCGTTCTCTACTCGGTCATCGCCGCAAGCTCGCTCGGCCAACTCTCTGAAGTCTGGGGCGAGCTGTCGCAGGCTGGCGGCGCGGCCGAACGCCTCTCCGAATTGCTGGCGGAAAAGTCACCCGTCGAAGAACCGGCCTCGCCTGTTTTGCTTCCCGTCCCACCGCGGGGCGAGGCAAGCTTCGAGCATGTGGCCTTCCATTATCCGAAGGGTGCAGGAAAACCGATCCTCTCCGACCTCTCCTTCCACGTCGCCGCTGGCGAAACGGTGGCGATCGTCGGCCCATCGGGTGCCGGAAAAAGCACCGTCTTCTCGCTTCTGATGCGCTTCTACGATCCGCAATCCGGCCGCATCACCATCGACGGCACCGATATCCGCTCCGTCACTCTGAAGGAGCTGCGCTCCAGGCTTGCCATTGTCCCGCAGGACGTGGCGATCTTCGCTTCCTCCATCCACGACAACATCGCCTTCGGCAGACCCGACGCCACGCGTGAGCAGGTTCAGGCCGCAGCGATGGCCGCGCAGGCTGATGGCTTGATTGCAAGATTGCCGGAAGGGTATGATACCGTGGTCGGCGAACGAGGCGTCACCCTCTCCGGCGGCCAGCGTCAGCGCATCGCCATTGCCCGCGCCATCCTGCGCGATGCGCCGATCCTGCTCCTGGATGAAGCAACCTCAGCGCTGGACGCCGAGAGCGAAACGCTGGTGCAGAAGGCGCTGGACGAGCTGATCGCCAAGCGCACCACCATCGTCATTGCCCATCGCCTCGCCACCGTTCTGAAGGCCGACCGTATTCTGGTGATGGATGAAGGCCGGATCATCGAGGAAGGCACGCATCAAAGCCTGATCCGCCAGGGCGGCCTCTATGCCAAGCTTGCGAGACTGCAATTCAATACGGACGCCAACGACGCGGCCTAA
- a CDS encoding class I fructose-bisphosphate aldolase, producing the protein MTERLQDIAFKMMSNGKGLLAADESTGTIKKRFDTIGLESTETSRRDYREMLFRTDEAMTKCISGVILYEETLFQKAADGTPFVEIIKAAGAVPGIKVDKGAKPQAFFPGETVTEGLDGLADRLKTYYEAGARFAKWRGVIAIGDGLPTWGSIKANAQALARYAALCQQAGIVPIVEPEVLMDGKPGTHSIDRCAEVTEWVLRTVFTDLYDARVDLEGMILKPNMVIDGKNARKAGIEEVAEKTVKVLKATVPSAVPGIAFLSGGQSSEEATAHLSAINASYDLPWSVTFSYGRALQETALHAWGGKQENVAAGQRAFRHRAEMNSLAARGNWKQELEKAA; encoded by the coding sequence ATGACCGAACGTCTTCAAGATATTGCATTTAAAATGATGTCGAACGGCAAGGGACTGCTGGCGGCGGATGAATCCACCGGCACCATCAAGAAGCGCTTCGACACGATCGGTCTGGAATCGACAGAAACCAGCCGCCGTGATTATCGCGAAATGCTGTTCCGCACCGACGAGGCGATGACGAAGTGCATCTCCGGCGTCATTCTCTATGAGGAGACGCTGTTCCAGAAGGCGGCTGATGGCACGCCCTTCGTCGAGATCATCAAGGCAGCGGGCGCCGTTCCCGGCATCAAGGTGGACAAGGGCGCCAAGCCGCAGGCCTTCTTTCCCGGCGAGACGGTGACCGAGGGCCTCGACGGCCTGGCGGATCGACTGAAGACCTATTACGAAGCCGGTGCGCGCTTCGCCAAATGGCGCGGCGTCATCGCTATCGGCGATGGACTTCCGACATGGGGCTCGATCAAGGCGAATGCCCAGGCGCTGGCCCGCTATGCAGCGCTTTGCCAGCAGGCCGGCATCGTGCCGATCGTCGAGCCGGAGGTGTTGATGGACGGCAAGCCCGGCACACACAGCATCGATCGTTGCGCCGAGGTGACCGAATGGGTGCTGCGCACGGTGTTCACCGATCTTTACGATGCCCGCGTCGATCTGGAAGGCATGATCCTGAAACCCAACATGGTCATCGACGGCAAGAATGCCCGCAAGGCAGGCATCGAAGAGGTTGCCGAAAAGACCGTGAAGGTGCTGAAGGCCACCGTGCCATCCGCTGTACCCGGCATCGCCTTCCTCTCCGGCGGCCAGTCGTCGGAAGAAGCCACCGCCCACCTCTCGGCCATCAATGCGAGCTATGACCTGCCATGGTCCGTCACCTTTTCCTATGGCCGCGCATTGCAGGAAACGGCACTCCATGCCTGGGGCGGCAAGCAGGAAAATGTCGCAGCCGGCCAGCGCGCCTTCCGCCACCGCGCCGAGATGAATTCTCTGGCAGCGCGCGGCAACTGGAAGCAGGAGCTTGAGAAGGCGGCGTGA
- a CDS encoding flagellar motor protein MotA, whose amino-acid sequence MADTELLDVGVEKPLTKEYHHKLSSPTPFLWTMMIFLIIVAFLAAILFRQAQSAFMTNPGLNGFILGVLAIGIVLVFTQILSLRPEVRWFNNFQAAGSVDKAGRPPKLLAPMRALIGKRGEVRVSTVTQRSILDSIATRLDESRDTSRYLIGLLVFLGLLGTFWGLIGTIGAISDVIQGLDPTSGDSSDILSSLKSGLTAPLSGMGTAFSSSLLGLSGSLILGFLDLQAGRAQNRFYTQLENWLSSVTDPGVDLSVDGKPVAAAGAAGTERSLAAMHNLAEGIQGLVKNMRGEQQMLRDWIEAQQEESKALRRTLDRLTARIDADQKAAAKRSVPHDNGSE is encoded by the coding sequence ATGGCGGATACGGAACTGCTCGATGTCGGCGTCGAGAAACCGCTGACGAAAGAATATCACCACAAGCTGTCCAGCCCGACGCCGTTCTTATGGACGATGATGATCTTTCTCATCATCGTGGCCTTCCTAGCCGCCATTTTGTTTCGGCAGGCGCAATCGGCCTTCATGACCAATCCGGGGCTGAATGGCTTCATTCTCGGCGTTCTCGCCATCGGCATCGTTCTGGTGTTTACGCAGATCTTGAGCCTGCGCCCGGAAGTGCGCTGGTTCAATAATTTCCAGGCCGCCGGTAGCGTCGACAAGGCCGGACGCCCACCGAAGCTGTTGGCGCCCATGCGCGCATTGATCGGCAAGCGCGGGGAGGTGCGGGTCTCGACTGTCACGCAGCGCTCCATTCTTGATTCCATCGCTACGCGTCTGGATGAATCGCGCGATACGTCACGTTATCTCATCGGCCTCCTGGTCTTTCTCGGCCTGCTCGGCACCTTCTGGGGTCTGATCGGCACGATCGGCGCCATCAGCGACGTCATCCAGGGCCTCGATCCGACATCGGGCGATAGCAGCGATATTCTTTCGTCGCTGAAATCCGGCCTGACGGCGCCGCTGTCGGGCATGGGAACGGCGTTCTCGTCCTCGCTGCTCGGTCTTTCCGGCTCGCTGATCCTCGGCTTCCTCGATCTCCAGGCAGGCCGCGCGCAAAACCGCTTCTACACGCAGCTGGAAAACTGGCTGTCGTCCGTCACCGATCCCGGCGTCGATCTCTCCGTTGACGGCAAGCCTGTTGCGGCGGCCGGTGCCGCTGGCACGGAGCGCTCGCTTGCCGCCATGCATAATCTGGCGGAAGGCATTCAGGGGCTGGTGAAGAATATGCGTGGCGAGCAGCAGATGCTGCGTGATTGGATCGAAGCGCAGCAGGAGGAGTCCAAGGCGTTGCGCCGTACACTCGATCGGCTGACCGCTCGCATCGATGCCGATCAGAAAGCGGCTGCCAAGCGTTCCGTGCCCCACGATAACGGGAGCGAGTAG
- the rpmE gene encoding 50S ribosomal protein L31, translated as MKAEIHPDYHMIKVVMTDGTEYETRSTWGSEGAVMNLEIDPRSHPAWTGGNQQLMDRGGRVSKFNKRFGGLGL; from the coding sequence ATGAAGGCTGAAATCCATCCCGACTATCACATGATCAAAGTTGTCATGACCGATGGTACCGAATACGAAACCCGTTCGACCTGGGGTTCCGAGGGCGCAGTTATGAACCTCGAAATCGATCCCAGATCCCATCCGGCCTGGACTGGTGGCAACCAGCAGCTGATGGACCGCGGCGGTCGCGTTTCCAAGTTCAACAAGCGTTTCGGCGGCCTCGGCCTCTAA
- a CDS encoding DUF1192 domain-containing protein, whose amino-acid sequence MSIFDDDLPQKQNITHIIGADLTLLSVDDLTARINILTAEIERLEGEREKKSAGRKAAENLFRTR is encoded by the coding sequence ATGAGTATCTTTGACGACGATCTTCCGCAAAAGCAGAACATCACCCACATTATCGGCGCCGATCTGACGCTGCTTTCCGTGGATGATCTGACCGCTCGCATCAATATTCTGACGGCCGAGATTGAGCGGCTGGAGGGCGAGAGGGAGAAGAAATCGGCGGGCCGCAAGGCGGCTGAAAACCTGTTTCGCACGAGATGA
- the rcdA gene encoding protease adaptor protein RcdA: protein MSEQVLNTISFAGRAAASNQFKTLYAEGMGLVEETASYLDGSGRAASKVLPRMASVLYAAESMRLTTRLMQMASWLLLQRAVNNGEMTRDQVLSEKNKVRLDNFNVDRNAPGWNDLPESFRDLVERSLRLQNRVALLDREIYRPSEAKVPDNENSVQAQLNLLRTAFNSN, encoded by the coding sequence ATGTCGGAACAGGTTTTGAATACCATCAGCTTCGCCGGCCGCGCCGCAGCCTCGAACCAGTTCAAGACTCTCTATGCCGAAGGCATGGGCCTTGTGGAAGAAACGGCAAGCTACCTCGATGGCTCCGGTCGTGCTGCATCGAAGGTGCTGCCACGTATGGCCTCGGTTCTCTACGCCGCAGAATCCATGCGCCTCACCACGCGCCTGATGCAGATGGCCTCCTGGCTGCTTCTGCAGCGCGCCGTCAACAATGGCGAGATGACCCGCGATCAGGTTCTCAGCGAAAAGAACAAGGTCCGCCTCGACAACTTCAACGTCGATCGCAACGCTCCAGGCTGGAATGACCTGCCTGAATCCTTCCGCGACCTCGTCGAGCGCTCGCTCCGCCTCCAGAACCGCGTTGCCCTTCTCGACCGCGAAATTTACCGCCCGTCGGAAGCAAAGGTTCCCGACAACGAGAACAGCGTTCAGGCTCAGCTCAACCTGCTGCGCACGGCATTCAACAGCAACTGA
- a CDS encoding MFS transporter: MSRNILPVFALLTSTLFLFLGNGLQGLLLPVRGSEEGYSNEVLGFLGTSWAAGFVIGCFVAPAIVRRAGHIRAFGSFVAVICLTVLLTGLFIDDVSWVALRALTGFCTAGTSMIIESWLNERATNESRGAIFSLYIAITLFGVVAGQLVIPFGHVGNTSLFMVCAIIYCVAILPAMLSKAESPQPLKKVKLDLPALYRNSPVSFVGILLVGIANGAYGTLAAVFGARAGLDPTTIAIMVSSTIFVGALAQFPAGKLSDRIDRRFVLAGLSALAAVAGLAIAIIHPTHVYVLIGMICVYGAAANALYPIAVAHANDFASSEDFVKVSGGLLLLYGIGTIIGPTLGGPIMTSFGPYALFLVTAVSHLLITAYSIFRSRQRAALTTAEKDNFSTMPTAPAPLLTPESASLDPRAPQYPEEEADLQKGAGI; this comes from the coding sequence ATGAGCAGAAATATTCTACCCGTATTCGCTCTTCTCACCAGCACCCTCTTCCTCTTCCTTGGCAATGGCCTGCAAGGCCTGCTTCTGCCGGTGCGCGGTTCGGAAGAAGGTTACTCCAACGAAGTGCTCGGTTTTCTCGGCACCTCCTGGGCGGCGGGCTTCGTCATCGGCTGTTTCGTCGCACCCGCCATCGTGCGCCGGGCTGGCCATATCCGTGCCTTCGGCAGCTTCGTCGCCGTCATCTGCCTCACCGTTCTCCTGACCGGGCTCTTCATCGACGACGTCTCCTGGGTGGCCCTGCGTGCCCTGACCGGTTTCTGCACCGCCGGAACCTCGATGATCATCGAAAGCTGGCTGAACGAGCGCGCCACCAATGAAAGCCGCGGTGCGATCTTCTCGCTCTATATCGCCATTACGCTCTTCGGCGTGGTAGCCGGACAGCTCGTCATTCCCTTCGGCCATGTGGGCAATACATCGCTCTTCATGGTCTGCGCCATCATCTATTGCGTCGCGATCCTTCCCGCCATGCTTTCCAAGGCGGAAAGCCCGCAGCCGCTAAAGAAGGTCAAGCTCGATCTGCCGGCGCTCTACCGCAATTCACCCGTGTCCTTCGTCGGCATCCTGCTGGTCGGCATCGCCAATGGCGCCTATGGCACGCTGGCTGCCGTCTTTGGCGCGCGTGCGGGTCTTGACCCCACCACCATCGCCATCATGGTCAGTTCCACCATCTTCGTCGGCGCACTCGCCCAATTTCCGGCGGGCAAGCTGTCCGACCGCATCGACCGTCGTTTCGTGCTGGCAGGCCTCTCGGCGCTCGCCGCCGTTGCAGGCCTTGCGATCGCGATCATCCACCCAACACATGTCTATGTGCTGATCGGAATGATCTGCGTTTATGGTGCCGCCGCCAATGCGCTCTACCCGATTGCGGTCGCACATGCCAACGACTTCGCCTCCTCGGAAGATTTCGTCAAAGTCTCAGGCGGCCTGCTCCTGCTTTACGGCATCGGCACTATTATAGGTCCGACGCTTGGTGGACCGATCATGACATCCTTCGGTCCTTACGCATTGTTTCTGGTCACGGCGGTTTCGCATCTTCTGATTACGGCCTACTCTATCTTCCGCTCAAGGCAGCGCGCTGCACTCACCACTGCGGAAAAGGACAACTTCTCCACCATGCCAACGGCCCCCGCGCCGCTCTTGACACCGGAGAGTGCCTCGCTTGACCCCAGAGCACCGCAATATCCTGAAGAGGAAGCAGATTTGCAGAAGGGAGCAGGAATATGA
- a CDS encoding peptidoglycan -binding protein, with product MALARNRRRDRGVDYWPGFVDALSTLLMAIMFLLTVFVLAQFVLSREISGKDEVMTRLNNQIAELTELLALEKGSKQDIEDTLANLQSTLAQSENERSRLQALLDSGAGNSSAANARVGQLTSELDDAREAGARASTQIELLNQQIAALRAQIASVEAALQASEAKDASSQVKIADLGRRLNVALAQRVQELNRYRSDFFGRLREILSDRENIRIVGDRFVFQSEVLFPSGGTDLNPEGQVEMAKLATALIDLAKEIPPEINWVLRVDGHTDNVPLSGSGRFRDNWELSSARATSVVKFLISKGVPANRLVAAGFGEYQPLAEGDTPEARSQNRRIELKLTER from the coding sequence ATGGCGCTTGCGCGCAACCGTCGTCGCGACAGAGGCGTCGATTACTGGCCGGGCTTCGTCGATGCGCTGTCGACGCTGCTTATGGCGATCATGTTTCTGCTCACGGTCTTCGTGCTGGCGCAGTTCGTGCTCTCGCGGGAGATTTCCGGCAAGGATGAGGTCATGACCCGCCTCAACAACCAGATCGCCGAGCTCACCGAATTGCTGGCGCTGGAAAAGGGCAGCAAGCAGGATATCGAAGATACGCTTGCCAACCTGCAATCGACCCTTGCGCAATCTGAAAACGAGCGCTCGCGCCTGCAGGCACTTCTTGATTCCGGTGCGGGCAACAGTTCCGCCGCCAATGCGCGTGTCGGCCAGTTGACCAGTGAGCTTGATGATGCGCGCGAGGCCGGTGCCAGAGCCTCGACGCAGATCGAATTGCTGAATCAGCAGATCGCGGCACTGAGAGCCCAGATCGCTTCCGTCGAGGCGGCATTGCAGGCGTCGGAAGCCAAGGACGCATCGTCGCAGGTCAAGATCGCCGATCTCGGTCGCCGTCTGAACGTGGCGTTGGCGCAGCGTGTGCAGGAGTTGAACCGCTATCGCTCCGACTTCTTCGGACGTTTGCGCGAAATTCTCTCGGATCGCGAAAATATCCGCATTGTCGGCGACCGCTTCGTCTTCCAGTCGGAAGTTCTGTTTCCGTCCGGCGGCACGGATCTTAATCCCGAAGGGCAGGTGGAGATGGCGAAGCTTGCTACCGCACTGATCGATCTTGCCAAGGAAATTCCACCTGAAATCAACTGGGTGCTGCGTGTGGACGGTCACACCGACAATGTGCCGCTGTCCGGCTCGGGCCGGTTCCGCGACAACTGGGAGCTATCGTCGGCTCGCGCCACCTCGGTCGTCAAATTCCTGATCTCCAAGGGCGTGCCGGCCAACCGTCTGGTGGCAGCCGGCTTCGGTGAATATCAGCCGCTGGCGGAAGGCGACACCCCTGAAGCGCGCTCGCAAAACCGCCGTATCGAGTTGAAGCTGACGGAGCGCTGA
- a CDS encoding phosphoglycerate kinase, with translation MPAFKTLDDLTDISGKRVLVRVDLNVPVADGKVTDKTRLERVAPTILELSQKGAKVILLAHFGRPKGEPVADMSLSLIAPALEEVLDHAVLFASDCIGSAAAEAIAKMNDGDILLLENTRFHKGEEKNDPAFVTELAKNGDIFVNDAFSAAHRAHASTEGLARHLPAYAGRTMQAELEALEKGLGAPARPVVAIVGGAKVSTKIDLLMNLVKKVDALVIGGGMANTFLAARGTQVGKSLCEHDLAETAKQIMIEAATAGCAIVLPDDGVVAREFKANAANEVVDINAIPEDAMVLDVGPKSVEAIKGWISRAETLVWNGPLGAFEIEPFDTATVAAARHAAECTKSGKLVSVAGGGDTVAALNHAGVAEDFTYISTAGGAFLEWMEGKVLPGVAILQEQK, from the coding sequence ATGCCCGCCTTCAAGACCCTTGACGACCTCACCGACATTTCCGGAAAGCGCGTTCTCGTTCGTGTCGATCTCAATGTGCCGGTTGCTGATGGCAAGGTGACGGACAAGACCCGCCTTGAGCGCGTGGCGCCCACCATTCTGGAACTCTCGCAAAAGGGTGCCAAGGTCATTCTGTTGGCACATTTCGGCCGCCCGAAGGGTGAGCCGGTTGCCGACATGTCGCTCTCGCTCATCGCTCCCGCCTTGGAAGAAGTTCTGGACCACGCCGTGCTCTTTGCCAGCGATTGCATTGGCTCTGCTGCGGCCGAAGCCATCGCCAAGATGAATGACGGCGATATCCTGCTTCTGGAAAACACCCGCTTCCACAAGGGCGAGGAAAAGAACGATCCCGCTTTTGTCACGGAGCTTGCCAAGAACGGCGATATCTTCGTCAACGACGCCTTCTCCGCCGCCCACCGCGCCCACGCCTCCACCGAAGGTCTTGCCCGCCATCTGCCGGCCTATGCCGGCCGCACCATGCAGGCGGAACTGGAAGCGCTGGAAAAGGGTCTCGGCGCCCCTGCCCGCCCGGTCGTTGCCATTGTCGGCGGCGCAAAGGTCTCCACCAAGATCGATCTCCTGATGAACCTCGTCAAGAAGGTCGACGCGCTGGTGATCGGCGGCGGCATGGCCAACACCTTCCTCGCTGCACGCGGCACACAGGTCGGCAAGTCGCTCTGCGAGCATGATCTTGCCGAAACCGCAAAGCAGATCATGATCGAGGCTGCGACGGCTGGCTGCGCCATCGTCCTGCCGGATGACGGCGTTGTGGCCCGCGAGTTCAAGGCCAATGCCGCCAATGAGGTGGTCGATATCAACGCCATCCCCGAAGACGCCATGGTGCTCGACGTCGGTCCGAAGTCGGTCGAAGCGATCAAGGGCTGGATTTCGCGCGCTGAAACGCTGGTCTGGAACGGCCCGCTCGGCGCCTTCGAAATCGAACCATTCGACACCGCAACCGTCGCTGCCGCCCGCCATGCCGCCGAATGCACCAAGTCCGGCAAACTCGTCTCCGTCGCAGGCGGCGGTGATACGGTGGCCGCGCTGAACCATGCAGGCGTTGCCGAAGACTTCACTTACATCTCGACCGCAGGCGGCGCCTTCCTCGAATGGATGGAAGGCAAGGTGCTTCCGGGTGTCGCTATTCTGCAAGAGCAGAAGTAA
- a CDS encoding 2TM domain-containing protein, with protein sequence MMLVQKLRLQRGWSQEQLATVSGLSVRTIQRIERGQSASLETLATLASVFEIDVSQLTVEKETDMQSIAVDSREAEEALAFERVRKIKKFYLHVAQYVLVIAMLVVINLVTSPHYFWAIWPALGWGVALAMNGMTTFDLVPFLNAAWERKKVEDYLGRKL encoded by the coding sequence ATGATGCTGGTACAGAAACTCAGGCTACAGCGCGGCTGGTCGCAGGAGCAGTTGGCAACCGTCAGTGGCTTGAGCGTGCGCACCATTCAGCGTATCGAGCGGGGTCAATCCGCGAGCCTGGAAACGCTCGCAACCCTGGCATCCGTCTTCGAGATCGACGTGTCGCAACTGACCGTAGAAAAGGAAACGGATATGCAAAGCATTGCTGTCGACTCCAGAGAAGCCGAAGAAGCCCTCGCATTCGAGCGCGTGCGAAAGATCAAGAAGTTCTACCTGCATGTCGCGCAATATGTCTTGGTCATCGCCATGCTGGTCGTCATCAACCTTGTTACCAGCCCGCATTACTTCTGGGCCATCTGGCCGGCCCTCGGCTGGGGTGTCGCCCTTGCGATGAACGGCATGACCACCTTCGACCTCGTGCCCTTCCTCAATGCCGCATGGGAGCGCAAGAAGGTCGAGGACTATCTCGGGCGCAAGCTCTGA